The nucleotide sequence aaggaatggagagagatggtgaaggaggacagaaaaaagactgaacatgaaaaaagaaagaaacaaagaaaaggtGCTTCCTAACACCGTTcatctgatcacacacacacacacagacacacacagaaacacagacgtgtgtgtgtgtgtgtgtgtttctcacccGTACGAACATGTCCAGCTCGTTCTTGCGGCGTTTCTCCAGCTTCTCGATCTCCAGCTGGCAGGTGTGGCAGACGTACAGATGGTTGACGGCTGGCCCTCCTCCATACCtaatcaccatggcaaccattACAAACGccattgaaacacacacacacacacacacagtgatcacTGCGTACCTGCTGTACAGATGGTCCCAGACGTTTTGGGGCAGCATGACCACGAGGTCGTCGATATACGCAGCCTTGTGGGGCGGTACGCctgcagagagggagagaggaacaCTCATCAATCCCTAAACTACCTCTCTCTACTGAGTCATCAacaagagaggaaggaaggaagaaaggagggaataaaggaaggaagacagaaaaaaaggaagtgagGTGAGAGTGAATGAAAGAAGgtatatggggaaaaaaaggaaagagagagtggaaggaagaaaggaaggaaggtagacatgtggagggaaggaaggaaggaaataaaggcAGCAAGCAGGGAAGAGAgtaaaaggagagaaagaaggaaggaaggtgagagggaaggaagaaagaaagaaagttaaaaAAAGGGATGAAGgataaaaagaaggaaggaaagaacatggaaagacagagaaagaaaaaaataagtggaaatgaagaaataaaggaaaggagaacaaaattaagaaagaaaattagcaaaaaaaaggggggagagaaggaagaagaagggaaagtgaggaagaagaaggggaAGTGAGTGGAGAGgaagtgtatgtatgtgggaTTGACCCTCCCTCAGGTCAGCCTGTGCTGCTGTGGGCAGTGGTGTGTGGTGATTGATGAGGTTGAGGGTGCAGTCATGAGGTAGTGGATATAATAGTATGACTCTTTACCTCCATGTGCACACAGGAAGTCACGGTTGGAGATGGGCCCGGGTTCGGCGAAGGTCCGGAACTTGGTGAGCCACTGGCGCGAGATGTAGAACTGCAGCAGACTCGGCTCCATCATGTTGAGCAAAGCCGTgactctctgcctctctttctgtgCCTCCTCACTGCTCTTCCTGAAGCCCGGAGAAAAAAACTGCATCAAGGCCACGCCCTTAAACTGATAAACCTCGAGTCATACTGACCTGAGCAAAACTATTAACCCTAAAATTCACACTTCTGTTACTGTAGTTATATCTGTTACTGCCATCAGGAGGTTTAATTCACCTTGGCCCCGCCCCCTTATCTCTCCACACTGATTCACTTGATGACGCCCACTTCAGCTCCCGAGCAGCAACGTACCTGGTCCCACCCCCTCATTTCTCTGCACAAATCCACCTGTCCCCACCCCCATCTCTCTGCATGAATCCACCTGGCCCCACCCCCATCTCTCTGCATGAATCCACCTGGCCCCACCCCCATCTCTCTGCATGAATCCACCTGGCCCCACCTCCATCTCTCTTCATGAATCCACCTGGGCCCACCCATATCTCTCTGCATGAATCCACCTGGCCCCACCCCcttatttctctttattaatACCCCTGGCCCCACCCCTCATCTTTTTACACAAATCCACCTGGCACAcccctttatttctctttactaATACCCCTGGCTCCACCCCTCATCTTTTTACACAAATCCACCTGGCACACCCCTTTATTACTCTTTACTAATACCCCTGGCTCCACCCCTCATCTTTTTACACAAATCCACCTGGCACAcccctttatttctctttactaATACCCCTGGCTCCACCTCTCATCTTTTTACACAAATCCACCTGGCCCCACACCCTTATTTCTCTGCACCAATACCCCTGGCcccaccccatctctctccacaAATACACCTGGCCCCGCCCCTTATCCCTCTGCAATCCACTTAGCCCTTACTGTATATTGCCGAAGagacttttcttttatttgagtGATAAAGCTAGCTCAGGAATAAAAGCCCTCAGACTCTGGACTCACTTGTAGAAGAGCACGTAGGCCTCTGCGTTCTGAACGCAGGACTCTGAGACTTCGGTCACGCTCTGGTCATCAAACTCATACCACATCTGGTTCAGGTCGTTGCGGCAGTAAGCCACGTAGTGACCACCTATACAGAGTTTCCACAAATTCACATCACCTTTTATATTGTAAATACATCAAAAGAAATTCTCCAGAGAATTCCAACTCACTGCTGGCGGTGCCGTGGTGACAGATGACGGACAGCAGGTCGTAGGTGGTGGTCTGGGCCGAGCTGTCTTTGGCCAGGAAGGGCTGCAGGTCCAGGCCGTCCAGCGGGAACGAGACGTGTGTGCTGATCTTGGTGGAGAACATCAGCTCGTGTCTGAAGCGCTTCAAGTGAATACATAAGATCTGGAAGAGAAGGAAACAGTCTTCCCAGTGACTCAGACTGGACTCAGGGGGTCAGTGGGAATCAGTGGTTCAAGCTTAAACCCCAAGAAAAAGAAACCAGTCAAATAAGATGATCTAGAATTCATGAATATGTTTGAATCAAGCTGTGAATCAGAAGCAGTTCGATTTTCCTCACGCACCTCTGGCAAACTTTGAACTTTGCAGAACTTGACTCCGTTTCTCaatctaaaagaaaaagaaagaaaacacacacaaagctgaatCCCGACAATCTAATACACATACCGGTTATAAATAAACTTCTCTTATTCCACATACTCACTTCTTGCACTTTTCACAGCTGTACATGTTATCTCCTAAAGaacgaaaaaaaacaaacaaacacgtaAAGTGAATGAAGTACAAAAATGGAGGCGGGGCTTATAATCACaggcttccttccttccattatGGACAGAGACTTACCTTTCAGTTCGTCTCGAGCGAAGAAGGCGGCCAGACAGTCCTGCAGCGTGACCACTGGGCCCCAGAACCAGCTGTTTATAAACAAAACCAAAGAAATCTTTAAAATATTGAATGTCATGGAGCGATGATGATGCTGTAGGACGTGCCGGAGATGAAAGTGATTTGAAACTGgcgtatgtatatataatatataagcaCCTCTTGATGTACTCGAGGACGAAGGCAATCCAGCCCTGAGGAGCATAAGCCTCGCCGCACGAACCCGCCTTCACCAGCGATGTCTGATGCGTTGCAGAGTGAAGCTTGGCGAGATCCTCTTTCCCGGGAATGGGCAGGGAAATGTCCTGGAAGTTCTCCAGAGTCACGGACACCTGAGAAGGACAGGGTATAGCATTACGGTGAGGACGCACACGTACACACTGTACAGTGCTACGTGAAGGTGTGACTCACCCTGTCGCAGGTCAGACACTGCACCGAGCTGATGATGGTGCCGTCGAAAATGTCTGAGATGACGCTGCGGTACTTCCTCTGACGCTTGCTCTTCGGCGGAGCAAACACGCTCACTGTtccagagtcacacacacacacacgtgagtgGTGAATATTTCAAAATTGAGACCCATACACAAAATACCTAGAATGTTCTTactcttaaaataaatatataacaaaaacaataatactgaattataattaattataatttaattaataatttaatacttTTTGTTTCATGaggtttttttatattattttttttccccctagaacaattaaataacattttcttaattttattcttttttaaattttctttttcaattatTCTTTCATTTCCTATCGCCATTTAGGTTTGACTGATATCGtgtctagcaaaaaaaaaaaaatcgaattcgctgtttatttatttttatttaaaacaaataagcaaacaaatgttaaatatttgaaAGGTCATGAATTTTTTTAACCATGGAATAATTGTGAAAATTGTGAATTGTgaggaaataaattaaatattttttaatttagtaattatataatattatatatttagtaatatataataatttaaaaaatataataataatttaaaaattccaTTATTtccaacatatatatattttttttttttcagattttttatttttgcagtgtTACCTTTCTTGTGAGCCGGATTGAGGTTTGGCCACACGGGGGGGGATTTGGGCGGGCTGCAGGACAGTTTGGACCCAATGTTCTCGCTGGCACTCGGGCTCTGTGGTCGGCTACTGCTGCTGATCTGGATCTCCGGGTTagcttctgaaaaaaaaaataacgtgTTAGCTGTAAGACAAATTGTCATTATttgcaccttctgaccaattggATTTGAGAATTGAAAGCTGCTGACCCTTGCTGTGTTTGATGGCTCCCTGGCTGCTGACAATGCTGGCCGTGTCCTCGTCCTTGTCTGTGTCGGCTCGGCGCAGCTCGTTGATGAGGTTCTTCTCCTTCTGGCGTTCCCGGTTCACTTTCTCCTCGTCTGAGATGAGCGTGTCGGCTTCGTTGGCCTCGTTAGCTTCGTTCTGCTCGGAGGGCTCGTTTGGCTCGTCTTCGTCCGCTCCTGCGCTCTGACTCTGGTCCTCGGGTTCTTCTATAGGCTCCTTGAGCTCTTCATGAAGCTGGTCCATCAGGCAGCGTAGGAACTCTTGAGAATCCTGAACAGAGACATGCGAAGATGCTACAACGCTAAACCTAGTTCAGCTAGTGACGAGCGTGATGGCATCAATGACGATATTAGCATGAAAGCTGAAGATCTTTAATAAGTCTAAGATGATCTTGATCTTTGGGATTGTTATTCTTTCAGCTATTACAAGTCATCTGATCCTATCTGAAGAGGGTTCAAAAGTCCTGGAGGACTACCAAGAACTATTTACATCATAACATCAGCTATCAGGTTTTATTGACTGAATAAACACATAAGATGGTCCTTATCAGGGCTTAGCGTTCCTCTCACTCTCGACCCGGTCACTGACTTCTGCTGGACAGTTTTCTCACCTGTTGGGAATAACCTCGAAACATCGGATTAACAGCTTTGATGCCCTGGAACAGGTTTGTCGGGATGACGTAGgaaggtctacacacacacacacacacgttttatcAATTTAGTAAACTGCCAGGAGCATTTAGACAAGATATGTAGTGTTCATGAAAATCTAAATGTTTGTACCATTCAGTTGAGCTCCCTTATATAGAGCTTTGTCTTATATGGAATTTTGTGGGCATGGCCAAAGGTAAAGTAAATCAGTAGCTTATGTATTTTTCCCACCTGTTTTTGTGCCACAGGTCTGTAATGAGCTTCTGATAGCTTTTACACAGTGCCGGCTTTTTGTCAGTTCGGACCAGACCACCACAGTCCACGAAGAACTGAGTGAGCGGAGGACtgaaagacaaaataaagacaGACTGGTGAAGGAGTGAAGCATGCTCTGTAATAACACAATGAATAACTACTTTATGGACAAGTTGCTTTAAAGCAAAAGACAACAAAATTCTACTTTAGACGTATATATAGTTTAATATTTATCCAGTTAGTGTTACCAAGATCCAGCCCCAGAGTTACAGGCCTGCAAAATACCTATCTACAAAAATATCCTTTAGGAATAAATCATTAATTACAAAAGAAAACACTTGATGATGTGGAATCTTTTCTTCTCATGGTGAGAGACTTCACACCTCCAGAGgtgagaataaaaataaaaataaatacaatctcACCAGTTAGACAGCGCCTGCAGTGCTGCGTTCATATAGCAGGTGTTGCCGATGTTTTTCAGGCCGGTCAGACCTGCAGGACAGCAGCGTGAACGTTAATCGGTGCTTAAATCGTGTCACAGGGAACAGCAGACAAGCAGAGGAGGTTATTAAAATGCAGTAATAACAGTAACCAGTAGTTGTAGTTATAACATAAGACAGCAGCAAAACTTTTAAATGTAATGtcgacaccttctgaccaatcagattcgagaataatcctataacacaacactgaagaaatgccactctgctCCAGTGTAAAGTAgcgagtgtccagcctgtataacagtgtaaatttgctgtcccctcaaaataactcaacacacagccattaatgtctaaaccgttggcaacaaaagtgactacacccctaagtggaaatgtccaaattgggcccaaagtgtcaatattttgtgtggccaccattattttccagccctgccttaaccctcttgggcatggagttcaccagagcttcacaggttaccactggagtcctcttccactcccgcatgatgacatcacagagctggtggatgttagagaccttgtgctcccccaccttccgtttgaagatgccccacagatgttcagtagggtttaggtctggagacatgcttggacagtccatcacctttaccct is from Hemibagrus wyckioides isolate EC202008001 linkage group LG07, SWU_Hwy_1.0, whole genome shotgun sequence and encodes:
- the usp33 gene encoding ubiquitin carboxyl-terminal hydrolase 33 isoform X2, producing the protein MPAASSCDCPHLECVGEITKDELIQKSHGQCQDCSVGGPNLWACLENGCAYVGCGESHVDHSTVHSQETQHNLTVNLTTLRVWCYACSKEVFLDRKLGPVTPPTGTAKPISPVVIPDQDPDIPGSPTALRVPPAGVPEDLDMETEEEDDLRTRGLTGLKNIGNTCYMNAALQALSNCPPLTQFFVDCGGLVRTDKKPALCKSYQKLITDLWHKNRPSYVIPTNLFQGIKAVNPMFRGYSQQDSQEFLRCLMDQLHEELKEPIEEPEDQSQSAGADEDEPNEPSEQNEANEANEADTLISDEEKVNRERQKEKNLINELRRADTDKDEDTASIVSSQGAIKHSKEANPEIQISSSSRPQSPSASENIGSKLSCSPPKSPPVWPNLNPAHKKVSVFAPPKSKRQRKYRSVISDIFDGTIISSVQCLTCDRVSVTLENFQDISLPIPGKEDLAKLHSATHQTSLVKAGSCGEAYAPQGWIAFVLEYIKSWFWGPVVTLQDCLAAFFARDELKGDNMYSCEKCKKLRNGVKFCKVQSLPEILCIHLKRFRHELMFSTKISTHVSFPLDGLDLQPFLAKDSSAQTTTYDLLSVICHHGTASSGHYVAYCRNDLNQMWYEFDDQSVTEVSESCVQNAEAYVLFYKKSSEEAQKERQRVTALLNMMEPSLLQFYISRQWLTKFRTFAEPGPISNRDFLCAHGGVPPHKAAYIDDLVVMLPQNVWDHLYSRYGGGPAVNHLYVCHTCQLEIEKLEKRRKNELDMFVRLNKAFQEEESPVVIYCISMQWFREWEAFVKGKDNDPPGPIDNSKIAVNKNGHVTLKQGADSGQISEETWNFLQSIHGGGPMVTVRPSVSHQDQDASQAEEKIELETRTL
- the usp33 gene encoding ubiquitin carboxyl-terminal hydrolase 33 isoform X1, translating into MPAASSCDCPHLECVGEITKDELIQKSHGQCQDCSVGGPNLWACLENGCAYVGCGESHVDHSTVHSQETQHNLTVNLTTLRVWCYACSKEVFLDRKLGPVTPPTGTAKPISPVVIPDQDPDIPGSPTALRVPPAGVPEDLDMETEEEDDLRTRGTVSHRRLTGLKNIGNTCYMNAALQALSNCPPLTQFFVDCGGLVRTDKKPALCKSYQKLITDLWHKNRPSYVIPTNLFQGIKAVNPMFRGYSQQDSQEFLRCLMDQLHEELKEPIEEPEDQSQSAGADEDEPNEPSEQNEANEANEADTLISDEEKVNRERQKEKNLINELRRADTDKDEDTASIVSSQGAIKHSKEANPEIQISSSSRPQSPSASENIGSKLSCSPPKSPPVWPNLNPAHKKVSVFAPPKSKRQRKYRSVISDIFDGTIISSVQCLTCDRVSVTLENFQDISLPIPGKEDLAKLHSATHQTSLVKAGSCGEAYAPQGWIAFVLEYIKSWFWGPVVTLQDCLAAFFARDELKGDNMYSCEKCKKLRNGVKFCKVQSLPEILCIHLKRFRHELMFSTKISTHVSFPLDGLDLQPFLAKDSSAQTTTYDLLSVICHHGTASSGHYVAYCRNDLNQMWYEFDDQSVTEVSESCVQNAEAYVLFYKKSSEEAQKERQRVTALLNMMEPSLLQFYISRQWLTKFRTFAEPGPISNRDFLCAHGGVPPHKAAYIDDLVVMLPQNVWDHLYSRYGGGPAVNHLYVCHTCQLEIEKLEKRRKNELDMFVRLNKAFQEEESPVVIYCISMQWFREWEAFVKGKDNDPPGPIDNSKIAVNKNGHVTLKQGADSGQISEETWNFLQSIHGGGPMVTVRPSVSHQDQDASQAEEKIELETRTL